A genomic segment from Chitinophaga flava encodes:
- the xth gene encoding exodeoxyribonuclease III, giving the protein MKIATYNVNGINARLPVLLRWLKESAPDVACLQELKAPQEKFPENEIREAGYDVIWHGQKSWNGVAILSRVGTPQEVRRTLPGDEEDVNSRYIEANVNGVLIGCLYLPNGNPAPGPKFDYKLGWFQRLTDHAKQLLEQKVPVVLTGDYNVMPTDLDVYKPERWVDDALFRPEVRAAFHALVAQGWTDAVRKLHPGETIYTFWDYFRNAYGRDAGLRIDHFLLSPELDKRLTAAGVDRHVRGWDKSSDHAPVWVELKDK; this is encoded by the coding sequence ATGAAAATAGCCACCTATAATGTTAACGGGATCAATGCCCGCCTGCCGGTACTACTGCGCTGGTTGAAGGAAAGTGCGCCGGATGTGGCCTGCCTGCAGGAGCTGAAAGCCCCGCAGGAAAAATTCCCTGAAAACGAAATAAGGGAAGCAGGATATGATGTGATCTGGCATGGCCAGAAAAGCTGGAATGGTGTTGCTATTCTGTCGCGCGTAGGCACGCCACAGGAGGTTAGAAGAACATTGCCGGGAGATGAAGAAGATGTAAACAGTCGTTATATAGAAGCTAATGTCAACGGTGTATTAATCGGCTGTTTATACCTGCCTAATGGCAACCCTGCGCCGGGTCCTAAATTCGATTATAAGCTGGGCTGGTTTCAACGGCTTACGGACCACGCAAAACAGCTGCTGGAGCAGAAAGTGCCTGTGGTACTCACCGGTGATTACAATGTAATGCCAACCGATCTGGATGTATATAAGCCTGAGCGCTGGGTGGATGATGCGCTTTTCAGGCCGGAAGTAAGGGCCGCCTTCCACGCGCTGGTAGCACAGGGCTGGACAGACGCCGTCCGCAAGCTGCATCCGGGAGAAACGATCTACACTTTCTGGGACTATTTCCGTAATGCTTACGGACGGGATGCCGGCCTGCGGATTGATCATTTTCTGTTGAGTCCTGAACTGGACAAACGACTGACCGCCGCCGGCGTAGACCGCCATGTAAGGGGATGGGACAAATCCAGCGACCATGCTCCGGTATGGGTGGAGCTGAAAGACAAATAA
- a CDS encoding thiamine pyrophosphate-binding protein: protein MAKTSSNVTRWTRDYVFDILKDLGIHYIFGVPGTNEIPIIDGTSYEANGVKYIECLHENIAIGAAMGSARMTGKPGVLVVHVTPGIAHSIGNLFNAHRSEMPLVILCCQQQNELVTQEPLLASNLVELAREYTKWAHEVRTPAEIPMVLQRAFKEAMAPPNGPVFISIPWDFTMVAIKDTDKVKGVTRISPHFTGDDATIRQAAELFAASQSPVIVAGDAVGYADAWPELQELAELTGAPVVLQTFSSVANFPNNDYHWQGELPGSQGAIQDIFKKHDLAFLVGFGAQAQLAVFKYSDGPLFPENLKQIYLTNNTWDIAKNYYGEAAIFGDVKTTLPILNKYVKAKPPQGAAQRNQAMKDMDAERAGKWEAYLQSAMKEEKIWSVVIASALKEAIEKRGLVDKYVYVHEAVSDGAPFQYYLPLGTTGAKPISYYCVAGGSLGWSMPASIGIKLEQTTVQGITPQLVINAVGDGSALFYPQTWWTAAHEQLPILYIITNNHEYHTLQVGLQQVVSAYGEAIGYHWHPKTMDPSYLRLDAPIINYVSLAQAFGGQSGEKVETPGNVKAAIEKAVDHVLNNKTSYILDMRIAQDTPVTPTDTSKIVREAEINKHYFMQPALDVFHSDGLTAQLAKEAASRTNGNGHVPANMPAIF, encoded by the coding sequence ATGGCTAAAACTTCCTCCAACGTGACTCGTTGGACACGGGACTACGTGTTCGACATTCTGAAGGATCTGGGCATCCATTACATCTTTGGTGTGCCCGGTACCAATGAAATCCCTATCATCGACGGTACCAGCTACGAGGCCAACGGTGTAAAATACATCGAATGCCTGCACGAGAACATTGCCATCGGTGCGGCAATGGGATCTGCCCGTATGACCGGTAAACCCGGCGTACTGGTAGTTCACGTCACCCCCGGTATTGCTCACAGCATTGGCAACCTGTTCAATGCCCATCGCTCTGAAATGCCATTGGTAATACTTTGTTGCCAGCAACAAAACGAACTGGTGACGCAAGAACCTTTGCTTGCCTCCAATCTGGTAGAACTGGCCCGTGAGTATACCAAATGGGCGCATGAAGTACGTACCCCTGCCGAAATACCAATGGTATTACAAAGGGCTTTTAAAGAAGCGATGGCACCGCCTAACGGTCCGGTATTTATTTCCATCCCCTGGGACTTCACGATGGTGGCCATCAAGGATACCGACAAGGTAAAAGGTGTCACCCGTATCTCCCCTCATTTTACCGGCGACGATGCCACCATCCGTCAGGCTGCAGAGCTGTTTGCTGCCAGCCAAAGCCCGGTTATTGTAGCCGGTGATGCCGTAGGTTATGCAGACGCATGGCCTGAACTACAAGAGCTCGCCGAGCTGACCGGCGCACCTGTTGTATTACAGACATTCAGTAGTGTGGCCAATTTCCCTAACAATGACTACCACTGGCAGGGAGAACTACCCGGTAGCCAGGGCGCCATACAGGACATCTTCAAAAAACACGACCTGGCCTTTCTCGTAGGCTTCGGTGCACAGGCACAGCTGGCCGTCTTCAAATATTCCGATGGTCCCCTCTTCCCCGAAAACCTCAAACAGATATATCTCACCAACAACACCTGGGACATCGCTAAAAACTATTACGGCGAAGCCGCCATCTTCGGCGATGTCAAAACTACCCTGCCTATCCTGAACAAATACGTGAAAGCCAAACCTCCGCAGGGCGCGGCCCAAAGAAACCAGGCAATGAAAGATATGGATGCCGAACGTGCCGGCAAATGGGAAGCTTACCTGCAAAGTGCCATGAAAGAAGAAAAAATATGGAGCGTAGTGATCGCCAGCGCCCTTAAAGAGGCGATCGAAAAACGCGGCCTGGTAGACAAATACGTGTATGTGCATGAAGCTGTTTCTGACGGCGCTCCTTTCCAGTATTATCTGCCTCTGGGCACCACCGGCGCCAAACCTATCAGCTATTACTGCGTAGCTGGCGGTTCGTTGGGATGGTCTATGCCGGCCTCCATCGGTATCAAGCTGGAACAAACCACCGTTCAGGGCATCACACCACAACTGGTCATCAATGCCGTAGGCGACGGCTCTGCGCTGTTTTATCCGCAAACATGGTGGACCGCCGCACACGAACAACTGCCTATCCTCTACATCATCACCAACAACCATGAATACCACACCCTGCAAGTAGGACTGCAACAGGTGGTGTCTGCCTATGGAGAAGCGATCGGTTATCACTGGCATCCCAAAACCATGGACCCTTCCTATCTGCGGCTGGATGCACCTATCATCAACTACGTAAGCCTGGCACAGGCTTTCGGTGGTCAAAGCGGTGAAAAAGTGGAGACACCCGGTAATGTGAAAGCAGCTATCGAAAAAGCGGTCGACCATGTGTTAAACAACAAGACCTCTTACATACTGGATATGCGCATCGCTCAGGATACGCCGGTAACCCCTACGGATACCTCCAAAATTGTCCGGGAAGCAGAGATCAACAAACACTATTTTATGCAGCCCGCTCTCGACGTTTTCCACAGCGATGGCCTTACCGCCCAGTTAGCCAAAGAGGCTGCAAGCAGGACAAATGGCAACGGTCATGTGCCCGCCAATATGCCTGCTATTTTTTAA
- a CDS encoding flavin monoamine oxidase family protein: protein MTNEKLDIAIIGGGVSGVYSAWKLKEKYGDKKKIAVFEGSDHIGGRLLSVRPPGIDNMIAELGGMRILEDVQPRIKALINVLNSKLPAAEQITLYPFPVDEPQNIAYLRGIYLRLEDFTKDPSKVPYVLPEGEYGKTPGAIIVDAIEKAVPGIVEATDAERREMVKTAKYDGVPLYQWGFWNLLYMVMSSEGYQFNLDAGGYDSTLVNWNAADAIPWYLSDFGVSPVYKGFTNGFQQVPITLARLFEEMGGTITLNKKLEGFEWKDGYFELYFGQETVIAKELILAMPRRSLDLLAPNCPKLQEIKPLIASVTGRALFKLFSTYDTPWWTEIVSAPPYPPIVAGRTVTDIPVRQTYYWPADNGEPVTQGKAMLLASYDDGDNTGFWDGLRAQRSLAWRIGRAKTLTDPYVGKDDKLGVRKGLAMFGLNQDWTTYAAPRRMVEELSRQLAQVHDIERTPLVKSAAYRDWGEDPFGGGWNSWNIGVKSWEVRDKIAHPLTDCPMYICGEAYSDAQGWVEGALQTADIVLKKLIEQSVPVMVK, encoded by the coding sequence ATGACAAACGAAAAACTGGATATCGCTATCATTGGCGGCGGCGTTTCCGGCGTATACAGCGCCTGGAAACTGAAAGAGAAATATGGCGACAAAAAAAAGATCGCCGTTTTTGAAGGCTCTGACCACATCGGTGGCCGGCTGCTGTCTGTAAGGCCTCCGGGCATCGACAACATGATCGCAGAACTGGGTGGTATGCGCATACTCGAAGATGTACAACCCCGTATTAAAGCCCTGATCAATGTGCTGAACAGCAAACTGCCGGCAGCAGAACAGATCACGCTGTATCCCTTCCCGGTAGACGAACCACAAAATATCGCCTATCTCCGCGGCATATATCTGCGCCTGGAAGACTTCACCAAAGACCCTTCAAAGGTACCTTACGTGTTGCCTGAAGGTGAATACGGCAAGACCCCTGGCGCCATTATCGTAGACGCCATCGAAAAAGCTGTTCCTGGCATTGTGGAAGCCACTGATGCAGAACGGCGCGAGATGGTAAAGACCGCCAAATATGATGGCGTACCTCTTTACCAATGGGGCTTCTGGAACCTGTTGTATATGGTGATGAGCAGCGAAGGTTATCAGTTTAACCTGGATGCCGGCGGCTACGACTCTACACTGGTCAACTGGAATGCTGCCGACGCCATCCCCTGGTACCTGTCTGACTTTGGTGTTTCTCCTGTGTACAAAGGCTTTACCAATGGTTTTCAACAGGTGCCGATCACACTGGCACGGCTGTTTGAAGAGATGGGTGGCACCATTACCCTCAACAAAAAGCTGGAAGGCTTTGAGTGGAAAGACGGCTACTTCGAGCTGTACTTCGGTCAGGAGACCGTTATCGCCAAAGAGCTGATCCTGGCCATGCCCCGGCGTTCGCTCGACCTGCTGGCGCCCAACTGCCCCAAACTGCAAGAGATAAAGCCATTGATCGCCAGCGTTACCGGCAGGGCCTTGTTCAAACTCTTCAGCACCTACGACACCCCCTGGTGGACAGAGATCGTGAGTGCCCCACCATATCCTCCGATAGTGGCAGGCCGCACTGTAACTGACATCCCCGTAAGGCAAACCTATTACTGGCCCGCAGACAACGGAGAGCCTGTAACACAGGGAAAAGCCATGCTGCTTGCCAGTTACGATGATGGCGACAATACCGGTTTCTGGGATGGTCTCCGTGCACAACGTTCGCTTGCATGGCGTATCGGCAGAGCCAAAACCCTGACAGATCCTTATGTCGGCAAAGACGACAAACTGGGCGTCCGCAAGGGACTGGCCATGTTTGGTCTGAACCAGGACTGGACCACGTATGCCGCCCCCAGAAGGATGGTGGAAGAACTATCCCGTCAGCTCGCCCAGGTGCACGACATAGAACGTACCCCGCTGGTAAAAAGTGCCGCTTACCGCGACTGGGGTGAAGATCCATTTGGTGGCGGCTGGAACAGCTGGAATATCGGCGTTAAAAGCTGGGAGGTGAGAGACAAAATCGCCCATCCGCTCACTGACTGTCCGATGTATATCTGCGGAGAAGCCTACTCCGACGCCCAGGGCTGGGTAGAAGGCGCACTGCAGACGGCTGATATCGTGCTGAAAAAGCTGATTGAACAGTCAGTACCAGTTATGGTAAAATAA
- a CDS encoding Kelch repeat-containing protein gives MKRLSYLAFCVTGLVFCACSKSKNDPTPPPPPPPATTVTLQYKNTLAIPTARWQHASTVAGGKLYIGGGSTPAQTDDNTVDVLDFTSNTWSSRKIIARRDLKAVSANNTAVFAGGVIGAMSMSNIAEWFDGTTSNYKTILSAQHYLPGIAAFNGKVVVAGGYTTSSPTNAVDIFDAGTQTWGTAKLSVARAIIGSAVSGGKMYFAGGNTASGLSDAVDVYDLNNYTWSTLKLSQPRSGMAGAAGGNKIYFAGGTLGNDITDLVDIYDPGTQQWTFAHLSLARSNIASATVGRLLIFAGGKAGSVISDVIDIFDTQTNTWSAIRLNTLRSGFSLAVDGNNLYVTGGVDKQGNAYNNMEVYTLSN, from the coding sequence ATGAAACGTTTATCATACCTTGCCTTTTGTGTTACAGGTCTTGTTTTTTGTGCCTGCAGTAAAAGTAAAAACGATCCTACCCCTCCGCCTCCCCCGCCTCCCGCTACAACGGTTACGCTTCAGTACAAAAACACTTTAGCTATACCTACCGCCAGGTGGCAGCATGCCAGCACAGTAGCCGGTGGCAAACTATATATCGGTGGTGGTTCCACCCCTGCTCAAACCGATGACAATACCGTAGACGTACTTGACTTTACCAGCAATACCTGGTCATCCCGGAAAATCATTGCCCGAAGAGATCTGAAGGCTGTTTCAGCCAATAACACTGCCGTGTTTGCCGGCGGTGTTATTGGAGCGATGTCAATGTCCAACATTGCCGAATGGTTTGATGGCACCACCAGTAATTACAAAACAATATTAAGTGCTCAGCATTACCTTCCGGGCATTGCTGCATTCAATGGCAAAGTCGTTGTGGCGGGTGGATACACCACAAGCAGCCCTACCAATGCTGTTGATATTTTTGATGCCGGCACTCAAACCTGGGGCACCGCCAAACTGAGTGTAGCCAGAGCGATTATTGGCTCCGCTGTTTCCGGCGGTAAAATGTACTTTGCCGGTGGCAACACCGCAAGTGGTCTGTCTGATGCAGTGGATGTTTATGATCTCAACAACTATACCTGGAGTACCTTAAAACTATCGCAACCGCGATCAGGTATGGCCGGCGCCGCTGGCGGTAACAAGATATACTTCGCCGGTGGTACGCTGGGAAACGATATCACTGATCTGGTGGATATTTACGATCCGGGTACCCAACAATGGACATTTGCCCATCTTAGCCTGGCCCGCAGTAATATTGCCAGTGCCACTGTAGGAAGACTGCTGATATTTGCCGGGGGCAAAGCAGGAAGTGTCATCTCCGATGTCATTGATATTTTCGATACACAAACCAATACCTGGTCTGCTATCCGTTTAAACACACTTCGTTCGGGGTTCTCACTGGCAGTAGATGGCAACAACCTCTATGTCACCGGAGGAGTGGATAAACAAGGTAATGCATATAATAACATGGAAGTATACACGCTTTCAAATTAA
- a CDS encoding DMT family transporter, whose protein sequence is MMKYLLLFIAIVAEVIATSALKASEGFTRLWPSVLVVLGYSVAFYCLSVTLKQIPLGIAYAIWSGLGIVLVSIIGLVVFKQKLDTPAIIGLLFIIAGVIIVNVFSKSSVH, encoded by the coding sequence CTGATGAAATATTTATTGTTATTCATCGCCATTGTGGCGGAAGTGATTGCCACTTCAGCACTGAAAGCATCGGAGGGCTTCACCCGCCTATGGCCTTCTGTGCTGGTGGTACTGGGGTATAGCGTTGCTTTTTATTGTTTAAGTGTTACTTTAAAACAGATCCCCTTAGGTATAGCTTATGCTATCTGGTCGGGCCTGGGTATTGTACTGGTATCCATCATCGGCCTGGTAGTCTTCAAACAAAAGCTGGACACTCCGGCTATCATTGGTTTGCTGTTTATTATTGCAGGAGTCATTATTGTGAATGTATTTTCCAAATCATCTGTTCACTAG
- a CDS encoding copper resistance protein NlpE N-terminal domain-containing protein, whose product MKKVSFIATFCIVAAAMILACNGGKNTQKEEPNAMANTPAPAMETAAFNAGVFNGTIPGGATKREVSITFNADSTFSLKEAYLSKEGKPEHEMENIGKWSYNSQSKEIALAYRNLADRGTTFTIVDDNTIQMHDRSMQTPMTSGPEYNLRRK is encoded by the coding sequence ATGAAAAAAGTAAGCTTTATTGCCACTTTCTGTATTGTTGCAGCCGCTATGATACTTGCCTGTAACGGAGGCAAGAACACCCAAAAAGAAGAACCCAACGCTATGGCCAACACACCTGCACCAGCTATGGAAACAGCCGCATTTAATGCCGGCGTATTCAATGGGACCATCCCCGGTGGCGCCACCAAACGCGAGGTTTCCATCACCTTTAATGCCGACTCCACTTTCAGCCTGAAAGAGGCCTACCTTTCCAAAGAAGGCAAACCGGAACATGAAATGGAGAATATCGGCAAATGGAGCTATAACAGCCAGTCAAAGGAAATTGCCCTCGCTTACAGAAACCTGGCAGACAGAGGCACCACTTTTACGATTGTTGATGACAATACTATCCAGATGCATGACCGCAGTATGCAAACCCCGATGACTTCCGGGCCGGAATACAATTTACGCAGGAAGTAA
- a CDS encoding helix-turn-helix domain-containing protein, whose protein sequence is MVVTYASPPAPPLQRFIKRYCLREIDTAGADLLKPLFADDNSILALSLTDTPVWYHTPTASRLVDLRDRHLFGLQTAFNGYQVFNGKYKLLCIEFNANGFFSLFHVPMTYVRNNLWRFDDVVGQDFFYLSEQLYGMQDFSEIVSLMDIFFMQAFTRTKAPGKYTAQIAWAYRQLVGNYATEVRSLAGMVNMSLRNFEQQFTAQIGMTPVLLKRIKRFHGAVALKAQNPDQSWTSIAYDCNYFDQMHLIKDFKVFSSMSPKTFFRQMPPPRERVVLVG, encoded by the coding sequence ATGGTCGTCACATATGCAAGCCCGCCAGCGCCGCCATTACAACGTTTCATCAAACGTTATTGTCTCAGAGAGATAGATACAGCAGGGGCGGACCTGCTCAAACCTCTTTTTGCAGATGATAACTCTATCCTGGCATTGTCACTAACGGACACGCCTGTATGGTATCATACACCCACTGCCTCAAGACTGGTGGATCTGAGAGACCGGCACCTGTTTGGGTTACAAACGGCTTTTAATGGCTATCAGGTCTTTAATGGTAAATATAAACTGTTGTGTATTGAGTTTAATGCCAACGGTTTTTTTTCGCTTTTTCATGTGCCGATGACCTATGTGAGAAATAACCTGTGGCGTTTTGATGATGTGGTAGGGCAGGACTTTTTTTACCTGAGTGAGCAGTTGTATGGGATGCAGGATTTTTCGGAGATAGTATCGCTCATGGATATATTTTTTATGCAGGCATTCACCCGTACAAAGGCGCCAGGTAAATATACCGCGCAGATAGCCTGGGCTTATCGTCAGCTGGTGGGCAATTATGCTACAGAGGTTCGTTCGCTGGCCGGGATGGTGAATATGAGTCTGCGGAATTTCGAGCAGCAGTTTACAGCGCAGATAGGGATGACTCCTGTATTGTTGAAGAGAATCAAAAGATTTCATGGCGCTGTGGCGTTGAAAGCACAAAACCCTGATCAGTCATGGACTTCCATCGCCTATGACTGTAATTATTTTGATCAGATGCACCTGATCAAGGATTTTAAAGTATTTAGTAGTATGTCCCCGAAAACTTTTTTCCGGCAGATGCCACCACCACGGGAGCGGGTGGTATTGGTCGGATAA
- a CDS encoding Kelch repeat-containing protein, translated as MNIINRQHGYAALLMIPLAFGLLSCSKHKDATPTPQTLTFQQTISLPQSRVYGSGGAIGSKFVFAGGTSNNTIQKSVDIYDVQTGAWTQSNLSLGRWMMTSVQTDNEILFAGGLTTSSYTSISGVVDIFNPGSGTWSQATLPTPRASMAAASAGRKVFLGGGAGANMVFSQALDIYDRNSNTWTSTNLMVAHLSGAAAAAGNKVMFAGGYGGTAASPVISNMVDVYDLNTGKLTTATLSKGRIALAGVASGSRMFFAGGLEAPQTNIASDVVDVYDAAADQWSVMHLSAARCNIGTAVIGTLVVFAGGDTGVKTFDTIDIYNTQTNTWSTARLSSPQTYCTLGVCNRQLIVAGAQSKTADVFLLSN; from the coding sequence ATGAATATAATAAACAGGCAGCATGGTTATGCTGCTTTGCTGATGATTCCGCTGGCGTTCGGCCTTTTATCCTGCAGCAAACATAAAGATGCCACCCCAACCCCGCAGACACTTACTTTCCAGCAGACAATATCTCTCCCGCAGTCCCGTGTTTATGGCAGCGGAGGAGCAATAGGGTCTAAGTTTGTCTTCGCCGGAGGAACATCCAACAATACCATCCAGAAAAGTGTGGACATCTATGATGTGCAAACCGGAGCCTGGACCCAGTCCAATCTGAGCCTTGGCCGGTGGATGATGACCAGTGTACAGACAGACAACGAAATACTGTTTGCCGGCGGCCTTACTACCAGCTCCTATACCAGTATCAGCGGGGTAGTGGATATTTTCAACCCCGGCAGTGGTACCTGGTCGCAAGCGACTTTACCTACTCCCCGTGCCAGCATGGCTGCAGCCAGCGCAGGGCGTAAGGTTTTCCTGGGCGGTGGTGCCGGCGCCAACATGGTTTTCAGCCAGGCGCTGGATATCTACGACCGGAACAGTAATACATGGACCAGTACTAACCTGATGGTTGCTCACCTTTCAGGTGCGGCGGCAGCTGCGGGCAACAAAGTAATGTTTGCCGGCGGCTACGGAGGTACGGCTGCGAGTCCGGTTATCAGTAATATGGTAGACGTATACGATCTGAACACAGGTAAGCTGACTACTGCCACACTTAGCAAGGGCAGGATAGCGCTGGCTGGTGTTGCATCGGGGTCCAGAATGTTTTTTGCCGGAGGGCTGGAAGCCCCGCAAACCAATATCGCTTCCGATGTGGTAGACGTATATGATGCTGCCGCAGACCAATGGAGTGTGATGCACCTGAGTGCGGCCCGTTGTAATATCGGTACGGCTGTTATCGGGACACTGGTCGTATTTGCAGGAGGCGATACAGGGGTAAAGACATTTGATACCATCGATATCTATAATACACAAACCAACACCTGGAGTACCGCCAGGCTTAGCAGTCCGCAAACATATTGTACGCTGGGAGTATGCAACCGGCAATTGATAGTGGCCGGCGCACAAAGCAAGACTGCAGACGTATTTCTGCTGTCCAATTAA
- a CDS encoding 3-keto-disaccharide hydrolase: MRRNILVFGMSCLLTMGTTAPVFSTGRPLSGTTQATADPKALIGRWDITIDENGKSAPSWLEVKLSGFRTLVGYFVGTSGSARPVAKVNFDNGKFSFSIPPQWEGGSQDFLIEGELTDTGIQGTITTSEGKKYNWKGVKAPYLKRTSAPVWGKPINLFNGKDLSGWKPSNDKNQWIVKDGVLTSPHSGANLISEQTFTDFKLHAEFRYQKGSNSGIYLRGRHEVQIEDSPADAHPSSVLFSGIYGFLTPSEIAALGPDRWQTYDITLIGRMVTVVVNGKTVISNQEIPGITGGALDSREGEPGPIYIQGDHGPIEFRKLVITPAK; the protein is encoded by the coding sequence ATGCGCAGAAACATCCTGGTATTTGGAATGAGTTGTTTATTGACAATGGGCACCACGGCCCCTGTATTTTCAACCGGCCGGCCACTCTCCGGCACCACGCAGGCAACTGCTGATCCCAAAGCGCTGATCGGGCGCTGGGACATCACGATTGATGAAAACGGCAAATCCGCACCCTCCTGGCTGGAAGTAAAGCTGTCAGGATTTCGTACCCTCGTGGGTTATTTTGTAGGCACTTCCGGCTCTGCCCGTCCGGTAGCCAAAGTGAACTTTGACAACGGCAAATTCAGTTTTTCGATTCCGCCCCAGTGGGAAGGCGGTAGCCAGGACTTCCTCATTGAAGGCGAACTGACCGATACCGGTATTCAGGGCACCATCACCACCAGCGAGGGTAAAAAATACAACTGGAAAGGGGTAAAAGCTCCTTATCTGAAAAGAACCAGCGCGCCGGTATGGGGCAAACCGATTAACCTGTTTAACGGCAAAGACCTCAGCGGCTGGAAACCCAGCAACGATAAAAACCAATGGATCGTGAAAGATGGTGTCCTCACCAGCCCGCATTCAGGCGCCAACCTGATCTCCGAACAGACCTTTACGGACTTTAAGCTGCATGCTGAGTTCAGATATCAGAAAGGCAGCAACAGCGGCATCTATCTGAGAGGCCGTCATGAGGTGCAGATTGAAGACAGTCCCGCCGACGCACATCCTTCCAGTGTGCTGTTCAGCGGTATCTATGGCTTCCTGACACCGAGTGAAATTGCAGCCCTCGGCCCTGATAGGTGGCAGACCTACGATATCACCCTCATCGGCAGAATGGTGACAGTAGTGGTGAATGGTAAAACAGTGATCAGCAACCAGGAAATCCCCGGCATTACCGGCGGCGCACTCGACAGCCGTGAAGGAGAACCAGGCCCTATCTATATCCAGGGCGACCACGGTCCTATCGAGTTCCGTAAGCTGGTAATCACACCTGCTAAATAA
- a CDS encoding NAD-dependent epimerase/dehydratase family protein: MRSILITGGAGFVGSYLAIALKEKYPAYKLYVLDNLKRRGSELNLVRLKEAGVEFVHGDIRSAEDLNQLPALDLIIEASAEPSVLAGITSAPDYLINTNLVGAINCLNLAAKNKADFIFLSTSRIYPINQIEKIATFETDTRFEISQEQIIQGVGPEGLAEDFPLDGYRSLYGCTKLSAEYFIQEYRQFYGIRTVINRCGLLSGPWQMGKSDQGVVGLWVARHFWKQPLSYIGFGGTGKQTRDVLHVADLFNCIDYQIHHMDQVDGECLNVGGGRETSTSLLELTALCQEITGNKVPIQQVPETRPADIKTFITDSTRIKQMTGWKPMATKEQLITDILNWLRTNENHLKHIL, from the coding sequence ATGAGAAGTATCCTGATTACAGGTGGGGCCGGATTCGTAGGATCTTATCTGGCCATAGCGTTAAAAGAGAAATATCCTGCGTATAAGCTCTATGTGCTGGATAACCTGAAAAGAAGAGGTTCTGAGCTGAACCTGGTAAGATTAAAGGAAGCAGGCGTGGAGTTTGTTCACGGAGATATCCGTTCTGCAGAAGACCTTAACCAGCTGCCTGCGCTTGACCTGATTATTGAAGCCTCAGCAGAACCCTCCGTACTGGCGGGCATCACTTCTGCCCCTGACTATCTGATCAACACCAACCTGGTAGGCGCTATCAACTGTCTGAACCTCGCAGCCAAAAACAAGGCTGATTTTATCTTCCTTTCTACCAGCCGTATCTATCCCATTAACCAGATTGAAAAAATAGCGACCTTTGAAACCGATACCCGGTTTGAAATATCGCAGGAACAGATTATACAGGGCGTAGGTCCTGAAGGCCTGGCTGAAGATTTTCCGCTGGATGGTTACCGCTCCCTGTATGGTTGCACCAAACTGTCTGCTGAATACTTTATCCAGGAATACCGGCAGTTTTATGGGATACGGACCGTTATCAACCGTTGCGGCCTGCTTTCCGGCCCGTGGCAGATGGGCAAATCCGATCAGGGCGTAGTAGGCCTCTGGGTAGCCCGCCACTTCTGGAAACAGCCGCTCAGCTATATCGGCTTTGGTGGCACCGGCAAACAAACACGCGATGTACTGCACGTAGCAGATCTCTTTAACTGTATCGACTATCAGATCCATCACATGGACCAGGTAGATGGCGAATGCCTCAACGTAGGCGGCGGCCGCGAAACAAGCACCTCGCTGCTTGAACTGACAGCACTCTGCCAGGAGATCACCGGTAACAAAGTACCGATTCAGCAGGTGCCCGAAACCAGACCGGCAGATATCAAAACGTTTATCACCGATAGCACCCGGATCAAACAAATGACAGGCTGGAAGCCAATGGCCACCAAAGAACAGCTCATCACCGATATTCTGAACTGGCTGAGAACAAATGAAAACCATCTTAAACACATTCTTTAA